A portion of the Anoxybacillus gonensis genome contains these proteins:
- a CDS encoding TatD family hydrolase, which translates to MLFDTHAHLNATQFSEDVEQVIERARAEGVSHIVVVGFDRPTIQRAMELAEEYPFIYAAVGWHPVDAIHMTDEDLVMIERLAAHPKVVALGEMGLDYYWDQSPKDVQKEVFRKQIRLAKKVKLPIIIHNRDATADIVDILREEGAEEVGGVMHCFSGSIEVARQCIDMNFYISFGGPVTFKNAKKPKEVAKEIPLDRLLIETDCPYLTPHPFRGKRNEPSYVKYIAEAIAELKGLSFEEVAQKTSDNAKRLFGII; encoded by the coding sequence ATGTTATTTGATACACATGCACATTTAAATGCGACACAATTTAGCGAAGATGTTGAACAAGTGATTGAACGAGCACGTGCAGAAGGTGTGTCACATATTGTCGTCGTTGGCTTTGATCGACCAACCATTCAACGGGCAATGGAGCTAGCCGAGGAATATCCCTTTATCTACGCAGCTGTTGGATGGCACCCTGTCGATGCGATTCATATGACTGACGAAGATCTTGTCATGATTGAACGTTTAGCTGCGCACCCGAAAGTTGTAGCGCTCGGTGAAATGGGGCTTGACTATTATTGGGATCAATCGCCGAAAGACGTACAAAAAGAAGTATTTCGAAAACAAATTCGTTTAGCGAAAAAAGTGAAGTTGCCGATTATTATACATAATCGCGATGCGACAGCCGATATTGTTGATATTTTACGAGAAGAGGGCGCTGAGGAAGTCGGAGGCGTAATGCATTGTTTTAGCGGAAGTATAGAAGTGGCAAGACAATGCATCGATATGAATTTTTATATTTCCTTTGGCGGTCCTGTGACGTTTAAAAACGCAAAAAAACCGAAAGAAGTGGCAAAAGAAATTCCGCTTGATCGTTTGCTTATTGAAACGGACTGTCCGTATTTAACGCCACATCCGTTTCGGGGGAAACGGAATGAACCGAGCTACGTCAAATATATTGCCGAAGCGATCGCCGAATTAAAAGGGTTATCTTTTGAAGAAGTCGCCCAAAAAACGTCCGACAATGCGAAGCGATTATTCGGCATCATTTGA
- a CDS encoding G5 and 3D domain-containing protein, translating to MITYVKKLLQSTSKKKIALATGGFLALSGMTGYASYEWTKETVTLYANGKEEKVRTHANTVAELLKEQNIQLKQEDFISPSPKTKIVDHLTVKWEASKPIVLVVDGGEKRLRTTAKTVKDVLHIQQIQLRDYDEISPNVDEKVKDNMKIVISKAFPITLNDGGKQQQVWSTSTTVADFLAKQHITLRELDRVQPKLNDMIQPNTKINIVRVEKVTDVVEEPVNYTVVKKKDAQLEKGKQKVISEGEKGLVAKQYEVILENGKEVSRKLIKTETIKQSKNRIVAIGTKQVPRILASRGSGEVADELYVIATAYTAYCGGCSGTTATGVNLRSNPNAKVIAVDPRVIPLGTKVYVEGYGYAVAADTGANVRGYKIDVFFPDKSTAYRWGTKRVKIKILK from the coding sequence TTGATTACGTATGTAAAAAAATTATTGCAATCAACATCAAAAAAGAAGATTGCACTTGCTACTGGAGGGTTTTTAGCCTTATCTGGTATGACGGGATATGCTAGCTATGAATGGACAAAAGAGACCGTGACGTTGTATGCAAACGGAAAAGAGGAAAAAGTGCGTACGCATGCAAATACAGTTGCTGAGCTGCTAAAAGAACAAAATATTCAGTTAAAACAAGAAGATTTTATATCTCCTTCCCCGAAAACTAAAATTGTTGATCATTTAACGGTGAAATGGGAAGCAAGCAAGCCGATTGTATTAGTCGTTGACGGGGGAGAAAAGAGATTAAGGACGACGGCGAAAACAGTGAAGGATGTATTGCATATTCAGCAAATCCAGCTTCGTGACTATGACGAAATATCACCAAACGTCGACGAAAAAGTAAAAGACAACATGAAAATAGTGATAAGTAAAGCGTTTCCGATTACATTAAATGACGGCGGCAAACAGCAACAAGTTTGGTCTACTTCGACTACGGTCGCTGACTTTTTAGCTAAACAACATATTACATTACGAGAGCTGGATCGCGTTCAACCAAAATTGAATGACATGATTCAACCAAACACAAAAATAAACATTGTTCGAGTTGAAAAAGTCACCGATGTAGTGGAAGAACCAGTCAATTATACTGTTGTGAAAAAGAAAGATGCGCAATTAGAGAAAGGAAAACAAAAGGTCATTAGCGAAGGGGAGAAAGGGCTTGTCGCAAAGCAATATGAAGTGATTTTAGAAAACGGAAAAGAAGTATCGCGCAAGCTTATTAAAACAGAGACGATTAAACAAAGTAAAAATCGTATTGTTGCGATTGGAACAAAACAAGTTCCAAGAATATTAGCTTCCCGTGGAAGTGGTGAGGTAGCTGATGAACTTTATGTGATTGCCACAGCATATACAGCGTATTGTGGTGGCTGTTCTGGAACGACCGCAACAGGCGTAAATTTACGTTCAAATCCAAACGCCAAGGTAATTGCCGTCGATCCGCGTGTCATCCCGCTTGGAACAAAAGTATACGTTGAGGGGTACGGATATGCTGTTGCTGCAGATACAGGAGCGAATGTAAGAGGATATAAAATTGACGTATTTTTCCCAGATAAATCGACCGCATATCGTTGGGGAACAAAGCGTGTGAAAATTAAAATTTTAAAATAA
- the yabG gene encoding sporulation peptidase YabG produces MIQIGDIVARKSYEYDILFRVIDIKEKEGEKEAILYGEDVRLIADAPFSDLVVIDEREKKKREEKEKQHIEQCYKLLRQDYRLLREKSEYEATGGYEVKMDFFQLPGRVLHIDGDPLYLRKCMQLYERIGVPVYGVHCHETDMPDRIIPLLEQVRPDILVVTGHDAYSKSKGSVDDLKAYRHSKYFVQTVRQARKKIPNLDQLVIFAGACQSHFESLIRAGANFASSPARVNIHALDPVYIVSRVSFTPFMDRVNVWDVLRNTLTGEKGLGGVETRGVLRTGMPFRTIAEQT; encoded by the coding sequence ATGATTCAAATTGGTGACATTGTTGCGCGAAAATCGTATGAATATGATATTTTGTTTCGAGTCATTGATATAAAAGAAAAAGAAGGAGAAAAAGAAGCAATTTTATATGGAGAAGACGTTCGACTTATAGCGGACGCTCCATTTTCCGATTTAGTTGTTATTGATGAGCGAGAAAAGAAGAAGCGAGAAGAAAAGGAGAAACAACATATTGAGCAATGTTATAAATTGCTGCGTCAAGATTATCGATTGTTGCGGGAAAAAAGCGAATATGAAGCGACTGGTGGATACGAAGTGAAAATGGATTTTTTCCAACTGCCAGGACGAGTGCTTCATATCGATGGAGACCCGCTTTATTTACGAAAATGTATGCAGTTGTATGAACGAATTGGTGTTCCGGTATATGGTGTTCATTGTCACGAAACAGACATGCCTGATCGGATTATTCCGCTACTTGAACAAGTGCGTCCAGATATTTTAGTTGTCACTGGGCATGATGCATATTCAAAATCAAAAGGATCAGTGGACGATTTAAAAGCGTATCGTCATTCGAAATATTTTGTGCAAACGGTGCGACAGGCACGCAAAAAAATTCCGAATCTCGATCAACTCGTCATTTTTGCTGGGGCTTGTCAATCTCATTTCGAATCGCTTATTCGAGCAGGTGCGAACTTTGCTAGCTCGCCTGCACGCGTCAATATTCATGCGCTTGATCCTGTATATATTGTTTCACGTGTTAGTTTTACTCCTTTTATGGATCGTGTCAATGTATGGGATGTGTTAAGAAATACATTAACGGGGGAAAAAGGGCTTGGCGGTGTTGAAACGCGAGGCGTTTTGCGAACAGGAATGCCGTTTCG
- the metG gene encoding methionine--tRNA ligase codes for MTKKTFYITTPIYYPSDKLHIGHAYTTVAGDAMARYKRMRGYDVMYLTGTDEHGQKIQRKAEEKGVTPQQYVDEIVAGIKELWKKLDISYNDFIRTTEQRHKQVVEKIFARLLEQGDIYLDEYEGWYCTPCESFYTERQLVEGNCPDCGRPVEKVKEQSYFFRMSKYVDRLLAFYEENPQFIQPESRKNEMINNFIKPGLEDLAVSRTTFDWGIPVPGDPKHVIYVWIDALSNYITALGYGTENDEKYKTYWPADVHLVGKEIVRFHTIYWPIMLMALDLPLPKKVFAHGWLLMKDGKMSKSKGNVVDPVTLIDRYGLDALRYYLLREVPFGSDGVFTPEGFVERINYDLANDLGNLLNRTVAMIEKYFAGRIPAYRGTHTSFDEQLVQTAYDTVKQYEEAMEQMQFSQALTAIWQLISRTNKYIDETQPWVLAKDEAAREQLASVMSHLAESLRYVAVLLQPFLTATPKRMFAQLGVQDEQLMSWDSLQTFGASQQERMVEKGAPLFPRLDVQEEVQYIQTQMSGTSANVEEKQEQNEEKSEEITIDDFMKVDLRVAQVIHAEPIPKADRLLKLQLDLGYEKRQVVSGIAKHYKPEDLIGKKVICVTNLKPVKLRGELSQGMILAGEKDGVLSLATVDESLPNGAKVK; via the coding sequence GTGACGAAAAAGACGTTTTATATCACCACACCCATTTATTATCCGAGCGATAAATTACATATCGGTCACGCTTATACGACGGTAGCTGGCGATGCAATGGCAAGATATAAGCGGATGCGCGGCTATGATGTGATGTATTTAACAGGAACAGATGAACATGGTCAAAAAATTCAACGAAAAGCAGAGGAAAAAGGAGTTACTCCACAGCAGTATGTCGATGAAATTGTTGCGGGAATTAAAGAACTTTGGAAAAAACTAGATATTTCTTATAACGATTTTATTCGTACAACAGAACAGCGTCATAAACAAGTCGTTGAAAAAATTTTCGCCCGTCTTTTAGAACAAGGGGATATTTATTTAGACGAATACGAAGGATGGTATTGTACTCCGTGTGAATCGTTTTACACTGAGCGACAATTAGTCGAAGGGAATTGTCCAGATTGTGGACGTCCTGTAGAAAAAGTAAAAGAACAATCATATTTTTTCCGGATGAGCAAATATGTCGATCGTTTATTGGCGTTCTATGAAGAAAATCCGCAATTTATTCAGCCGGAATCGCGCAAAAATGAAATGATTAATAACTTTATCAAGCCGGGCTTAGAGGATTTAGCTGTGTCACGGACAACGTTTGATTGGGGCATTCCTGTTCCGGGCGACCCGAAACATGTCATTTATGTATGGATTGATGCATTGTCAAACTATATTACTGCCTTAGGGTATGGAACAGAAAATGATGAAAAATATAAAACGTATTGGCCGGCTGATGTTCACCTTGTTGGAAAGGAAATTGTTCGTTTCCATACGATTTATTGGCCAATTATGTTAATGGCTTTAGATCTTCCGCTTCCAAAAAAAGTGTTTGCGCACGGCTGGTTGCTTATGAAAGACGGAAAAATGTCGAAGTCGAAAGGAAATGTTGTTGATCCAGTTACGTTAATTGATCGATATGGCTTAGATGCGTTGCGTTATTATTTACTTCGTGAAGTGCCGTTTGGTTCAGACGGTGTGTTTACACCAGAAGGTTTTGTCGAGCGCATAAACTATGATTTAGCGAACGATTTAGGTAATTTGCTTAATCGAACTGTAGCAATGATTGAAAAATATTTTGCCGGCCGTATTCCTGCATATCGTGGTACGCACACCTCATTTGATGAACAACTTGTGCAAACGGCGTATGATACTGTTAAACAGTATGAAGAAGCGATGGAACAAATGCAATTTTCACAAGCTTTAACAGCTATTTGGCAGCTTATTAGCCGTACGAACAAATATATTGATGAAACGCAACCATGGGTATTGGCAAAGGACGAAGCAGCGCGTGAACAGTTAGCTTCCGTCATGTCGCATTTAGCGGAGTCCCTTCGTTATGTAGCTGTTTTATTGCAACCATTTTTAACAGCAACGCCAAAACGAATGTTTGCTCAACTTGGCGTTCAAGATGAGCAATTAATGAGCTGGGACAGCTTACAAACGTTTGGTGCTTCACAACAAGAGCGAATGGTTGAAAAAGGAGCTCCACTGTTCCCGCGTTTAGACGTTCAAGAAGAAGTGCAATATATTCAGACACAAATGAGCGGGACATCAGCAAATGTAGAAGAAAAGCAGGAACAAAACGAAGAGAAAAGCGAAGAAATTACAATTGATGATTTTATGAAAGTCGATTTACGCGTCGCACAAGTGATTCATGCTGAGCCAATTCCAAAAGCCGATCGCTTGCTTAAATTGCAACTTGATTTAGGCTATGAAAAACGGCAAGTTGTATCAGGTATTGCAAAACATTACAAACCGGAAGATTTAATTGGGAAAAAAGTCATTTGCGTGACGAATTTAAAGCCTGTGAAATTGCGCGGAGAACTGTCACAAGGCATGATTTTAGCGGGGGAAAAAGACGGGGTATTGTCATTGGCGACAGTGGATGAATCGCTTCCAAATGGAGCAAAAGTGAAGTAA
- the rsmA gene encoding 16S rRNA (adenine(1518)-N(6)/adenine(1519)-N(6))-dimethyltransferase RsmA, whose protein sequence is MYKDIATPTRTKEILAKYGFSFKKSLGQNFLIEPNILHRIVDFAQLSERTGVIEIGPGIGALTEQLARRAKKVVAFEIDQRLLPILADTLSPYSNVSVIHQDILKADVQQVISEQLADVEDIMVVANLPYYVTTPIIMKLLTDRLPIRGMVVMLQKEVAERMAAKPGTKDYGSLTIAVQYYTHAETVMHVPRTVFVPKPNVDSAVIRLLKREQPAVAVSNEDFFFTVVRASFGQRRKTILNNLMSHLPGGKQKKDEIEKALQAAHIDPKRRGETLTIAEFALLSERLYDTFSQEA, encoded by the coding sequence ATGTATAAAGATATTGCTACACCGACGCGTACAAAAGAAATTTTAGCGAAATACGGTTTTTCATTTAAAAAAAGCCTTGGACAAAATTTTTTAATTGAACCGAATATTTTACATCGTATTGTTGATTTTGCTCAGCTTTCTGAACGAACAGGTGTCATCGAGATTGGACCGGGAATTGGGGCGCTTACAGAACAATTAGCGCGACGAGCAAAAAAAGTGGTCGCATTTGAAATTGATCAGCGGCTTCTTCCTATTTTAGCGGATACGCTTTCCCCATATTCAAACGTATCCGTTATTCACCAAGATATTTTAAAAGCTGACGTTCAACAAGTAATATCGGAACAGTTAGCGGATGTAGAAGATATTATGGTTGTTGCCAACTTGCCATATTACGTCACGACACCGATTATTATGAAGTTGTTAACGGATCGTTTACCTATTCGCGGAATGGTCGTTATGTTGCAAAAAGAAGTAGCAGAGCGCATGGCGGCAAAGCCTGGAACGAAAGACTACGGTTCCTTGACGATTGCTGTTCAATATTATACGCACGCGGAAACGGTCATGCATGTGCCACGAACTGTATTTGTACCGAAGCCGAATGTAGATTCTGCAGTCATTCGTTTATTGAAGCGAGAACAACCTGCTGTCGCTGTGTCGAACGAAGATTTTTTCTTTACTGTTGTTCGTGCAAGTTTTGGGCAAAGGCGTAAAACGATTTTAAACAATTTAATGAGCCACTTACCAGGCGGTAAACAGAAAAAAGATGAAATTGAAAAGGCGCTTCAAGCTGCTCATATTGATCCGAAGCGAAGAGGAGAAACGCTTACTATCGCTGAATTTGCTCTTCTGAGCGAGCGACTATACGACACTTTTTCACAAGAGGCTTAA
- the rnmV gene encoding ribonuclease M5 has product MEVFMKIKEIIVVEGRDDTVAIRRAVDADTIETNGAAINDETIERIRLAQQQRGVIIFTDPDYPGEKIRKTIAERVPGCKHAFLTREEARGKHGKGLGVEHASIEAIRTALLSVYEEMIDPQEEISFQQLVDAGLIGGPLARARREKLGKLLKIGYTNGKQLHKRLQMFQISKEQFVEAMKQVMQEEEHV; this is encoded by the coding sequence ATGGAGGTTTTTATGAAAATTAAAGAAATTATCGTAGTCGAAGGACGTGACGATACGGTGGCGATTCGCCGTGCGGTAGATGCAGATACGATTGAAACGAACGGAGCAGCGATTAATGATGAAACGATCGAGCGTATTCGTTTAGCCCAGCAACAGCGAGGAGTTATTATTTTTACGGATCCTGATTACCCAGGAGAAAAAATTCGTAAAACAATTGCTGAGCGTGTGCCGGGATGTAAACACGCATTTTTGACGCGCGAAGAAGCGAGAGGCAAACACGGAAAAGGGCTCGGCGTTGAACATGCTTCCATTGAAGCGATTCGCACAGCGCTTTTAAGTGTGTACGAAGAAATGATCGATCCACAAGAAGAGATTTCATTTCAGCAGCTTGTCGATGCAGGATTAATCGGGGGACCGCTAGCGCGTGCTCGTCGTGAAAAGTTAGGTAAACTATTAAAAATCGGATATACAAACGGAAAACAACTGCATAAACGGTTACAAATGTTTCAAATTTCAAAAGAACAGTTTGTCGAAGCGATGAAGCAAGTGATGCAGGAGGAAGAACATGTATAA